From the Opitutia bacterium genome, one window contains:
- a CDS encoding DUF2851 family protein gives MAPLHSSVAEMQGLYGPFTMHERVVQKIWLQQDFAAARAKLVDGRALDIVFPGRWNLLGGPDFRTAQLRIDGHEIVGDVEVHFHARDWRAHGHAENAAYAEVVLHVLLFPPESGEPPQRRADGTGIPALVLLPLLHRDLEEYAADDALEALTARDEWRRLEELANLPPDVLRARLAELAHQRWNAKVATARQRIARLGFDAAAHHTALEILGYRHNRVPMLATAERWGIDDWRAGEDDRVVAALASVHGWQTHGVRPANHPRTRLAQYREWVARVPDWPRRLAEWGGALPVLAFGPDVTTAHARRAGVFRVLHEQLSRDVMADAVSGPRFDTLVCDGFLPLLAASDERPGLDEFWFHWFAGDLPDAVRRGLKRLAVTGTRDWPLSHGAAQGLLGWLIDREYRA, from the coding sequence ATGGCTCCCCTCCATTCGTCCGTTGCGGAAATGCAAGGCCTCTACGGGCCTTTTACCATGCACGAGCGCGTCGTGCAAAAAATCTGGCTGCAGCAGGATTTCGCGGCCGCGCGCGCGAAACTCGTCGACGGTCGCGCGCTCGATATCGTTTTTCCCGGCCGCTGGAATTTGCTCGGCGGGCCGGATTTTCGAACCGCCCAACTGCGCATCGACGGCCACGAAATCGTCGGAGACGTGGAAGTGCATTTCCACGCGCGTGACTGGCGCGCGCATGGACACGCGGAGAACGCGGCGTATGCGGAGGTGGTTCTGCATGTGCTCTTGTTCCCGCCCGAATCCGGCGAGCCGCCGCAGCGGCGGGCGGACGGGACCGGGATTCCGGCGCTGGTGTTGCTGCCGCTGCTGCATCGCGACCTCGAGGAATACGCCGCGGACGACGCGCTCGAGGCGTTGACGGCGCGGGACGAGTGGCGGCGGCTGGAGGAGCTGGCGAATCTGCCGCCCGACGTGCTGCGCGCGCGCCTCGCGGAGCTCGCGCACCAGCGCTGGAATGCGAAGGTCGCGACGGCGCGTCAGCGGATCGCGCGACTCGGTTTCGATGCCGCTGCGCATCACACCGCGCTCGAGATTCTCGGCTACCGGCACAATCGCGTCCCGATGCTCGCGACGGCGGAGCGTTGGGGTATCGACGACTGGCGCGCCGGGGAAGATGATCGCGTCGTGGCGGCGTTGGCGTCGGTGCACGGTTGGCAAACGCACGGAGTGCGCCCGGCAAATCACCCGCGCACGCGGCTCGCGCAATATCGGGAGTGGGTGGCGCGCGTGCCGGACTGGCCGCGACGACTCGCGGAGTGGGGCGGGGCGTTGCCGGTGCTCGCCTTTGGTCCGGACGTGACGACGGCGCATGCGCGCCGCGCGGGGGTGTTTCGCGTGTTGCACGAGCAACTCAGCCGCGACGTCATGGCGGACGCGGTGAGCGGGCCGCGCTTCGACACGTTGGTCTGCGATGGATTTTTGCCGCTCCTCGCCGCGAGCGATGAGCGTCCGGGCTTGGACGAATTCTGGTTTCACTGGTTCGCGGGCGATCTGCCGGACGCGGTTCGCCGTGGGCTCAAACGGCTGGCCGTGACGGGCACTCGCGATTGGCCGCTCTCCCATGGAGCGGCGCAAGGGTTGCTGGGGTGGTTGATCGATCGGGAATATCGCGCGTAA
- a CDS encoding tyrosine-type recombinase/integrase has product MTRFDQAIQGYLTYCAEERKFSFHTLKAYRLDLHALRAFVAAADLNAVKRDTLREFLRTYADSKPRTVRRKLASVKSFFRYLAGENVIAIDPAQDLRSGVKLGRPLPPTVSKAGIKQLIATAYRPASSNRRKTIARQKRNAALIELLFCTGMRVSEISRLTLTAVNLSDDTILVDGKGSRERTVPIVSPELRRALQIWLDLRERIDSELPFLFLNRAGRRLSEQSIRTVVRQAAATSGCGRVTPHMFRHTLATQLLEEGVDLRHIQRLLGHSSIATTTIYAQVSDRAQRECLQLRHPRRLFRASGPRKAG; this is encoded by the coding sequence ATGACTCGTTTCGACCAAGCTATTCAGGGTTACCTCACGTATTGCGCCGAAGAGCGAAAATTCAGCTTCCACACGCTAAAAGCCTATCGGCTCGACCTTCACGCGCTGCGTGCGTTCGTCGCCGCAGCTGATCTGAATGCCGTTAAGCGCGATACGTTGCGCGAATTTCTCCGCACCTATGCGGACAGCAAACCACGGACAGTGCGACGCAAGCTAGCCTCCGTAAAATCGTTTTTCCGGTATTTAGCCGGCGAGAATGTCATTGCGATCGATCCGGCGCAGGATCTTCGCAGCGGCGTCAAGCTGGGGCGGCCCTTACCCCCCACCGTCTCGAAAGCAGGGATTAAGCAACTGATCGCGACGGCGTATCGTCCGGCGTCGAGTAACCGGCGAAAAACGATCGCGCGGCAGAAGCGGAACGCCGCGCTAATTGAGCTGCTTTTCTGCACCGGCATGCGGGTATCGGAAATTTCGCGCCTGACGCTCACGGCAGTGAACCTATCCGACGACACCATCTTGGTAGACGGAAAAGGCAGTCGCGAACGGACGGTTCCAATCGTCAGCCCTGAGCTGCGCCGAGCCCTCCAAATCTGGCTCGATCTTCGGGAGCGGATCGATTCTGAGCTGCCTTTTCTTTTCCTGAACCGGGCCGGGCGCCGCCTCAGCGAACAGTCGATCCGGACAGTCGTGCGCCAGGCCGCCGCCACCAGCGGCTGCGGGCGCGTGACGCCGCATATGTTCCGGCATACACTCGCGACGCAGTTGCTCGAGGAAGGCGTGGACCTTCGTCACATTCAGCGCCTCCTCGGACACAGTTCCATCGCCACCACGACGATCTACGCGCAGGTCAGTGACCGCGCGCAACGGGAATGCCTTCAATTGCGGCATCCACGCCGTCTCTTTCGGGCCAGCGGCCCCAGAAAGGCAGGATAA